In one window of uncultured Draconibacterium sp. DNA:
- the mraY gene encoding phospho-N-acetylmuramoyl-pentapeptide-transferase encodes MFYWLYELLAGYDIPGIGMLPGITFRSAAAIILSLFITTIFGKKMIRILQRKQIGDEVRDLGLEGQMQKQGTPTMGGIIILMAIIIPTLLFARLDNVYILLMLITTAFLGLIGFIDDYIKVFKKNKEGLAGKFKILGQVSLGLIVAATLFISEDVKVREHVSDENGEFLTEVVIDPVTGESTKQFVMEDVKSTKTTIPFIKKNEFDYAWLVAFAGDAAGWLKWLVYAIAIILIITAVSNAANLTDGIDGLATGTSAISGATFGILAYVSGNIIYADYLNIMYIPNIGELTVFIAAFIGATVGFLWYNSFPAQVFMGDTGSLALGGILAVFAVIIRKEILIPLLCGIFLIENLSVVIQVFWFKYTKRKYGEGRRVFLMSPIHHHFQKKGFPEPKIVTRFWIVGIILAVITIATLKMR; translated from the coding sequence ATGTTTTACTGGCTATACGAACTTTTAGCAGGATACGATATTCCGGGAATTGGAATGCTTCCGGGTATTACTTTTCGCTCGGCAGCAGCAATTATTCTTTCGTTGTTTATTACTACGATTTTCGGGAAAAAAATGATCCGAATTTTGCAGCGTAAGCAAATTGGCGACGAGGTACGCGACCTTGGCCTTGAAGGACAAATGCAAAAGCAGGGAACGCCAACAATGGGCGGAATTATTATTCTGATGGCCATTATTATTCCAACGCTGCTTTTTGCCCGCCTCGACAACGTTTATATCCTTTTAATGCTCATTACCACTGCATTTTTGGGATTGATCGGATTTATCGATGATTATATTAAGGTTTTCAAAAAGAATAAAGAAGGACTGGCCGGTAAATTTAAAATACTTGGGCAGGTGAGTTTGGGGCTTATTGTTGCCGCCACGCTTTTTATCAGCGAAGATGTAAAGGTTCGCGAGCATGTAAGCGACGAAAATGGAGAATTTCTGACGGAAGTAGTTATTGATCCCGTTACAGGCGAGAGCACAAAGCAGTTTGTAATGGAAGATGTAAAATCGACCAAAACCACTATCCCATTTATTAAAAAGAACGAGTTTGATTATGCCTGGTTGGTTGCTTTTGCCGGCGATGCCGCAGGTTGGTTAAAGTGGTTGGTTTATGCTATTGCCATAATTCTGATTATCACCGCAGTTTCAAATGCGGCAAATCTTACCGATGGAATTGACGGACTGGCAACCGGAACATCTGCCATTAGCGGGGCAACATTTGGCATTTTGGCTTATGTGAGTGGTAACATAATTTATGCCGATTACCTCAATATCATGTACATTCCGAATATTGGAGAATTGACTGTGTTTATTGCAGCTTTCATCGGGGCTACTGTTGGATTTTTGTGGTACAACTCATTCCCGGCACAAGTTTTTATGGGCGACACCGGAAGTTTGGCTCTGGGCGGAATACTGGCGGTTTTTGCAGTGATCATCCGCAAAGAAATTTTGATCCCACTGTTGTGTGGAATTTTCCTGATCGAAAACCTGTCGGTGGTTATTCAGGTGTTTTGGTTTAAATACACCAAACGCAAATATGGTGAAGGACGTAGGGTGTTTCTGATGAGCCCGATTCACCATCATTTTCAGAAAAAAGGTTTCCCGGAACCAAAAATTGTAACACGCTTTTGGATTGTCGGAATTATTCTGGCGGTAATAACAATTGCAACATTAAAAATGAGATAG
- a CDS encoding UDP-N-acetylmuramoyl-L-alanyl-D-glutamate--2,6-diaminopimelate ligase, translating into MKLKELLEHIGIIECIGETNKEVAGIQFDSRKINPDNLFVAQKGVSVDGHRFIDTAIEKGATTVVCEELPEETKPEVTYVQVEDSNKVLGEIAAAFYGSPSSKMKVVGVTGTNGKTSIASLLHKLFRLQGYNVGLLSTISYKINEKEEVASHTTPDSLKIQQLMAEMVEAGCEYCFMEVSSHAIHQQRIAGIQFAGGIFTNITHDHLDYHKTFAEYIKAKKAFFDGLPKDAFALVNADDKNGLVMLQNTKARKLTYSNRTMADYRCKVMESHFDGMLLSMDGQEIWTRFVGLFNASNLLAVYGTAVELEQDKGEVLTIISNLQSVQGRFETIRSEDGKYAIVDYAHTPDALKNVLAAISEIRTRNEQVITVVGAGGDRDKTKRPEMAQEALAASDKVILTSDNPRSEDPEAIIKDMEAGVEPQYKNKVVSIVSRRDAIKTAVMLAQPGDIILIAGKGHEDYQEVKGVKHHFDDREEVRNCFGLKN; encoded by the coding sequence ATGAAACTAAAAGAGTTATTGGAACATATAGGGATTATTGAATGTATTGGCGAAACCAATAAGGAGGTTGCCGGCATTCAGTTCGACTCAAGGAAAATCAATCCGGATAATTTATTTGTCGCGCAGAAAGGTGTTTCTGTTGACGGGCATCGATTTATCGATACTGCAATTGAAAAAGGTGCAACAACAGTTGTTTGCGAAGAGCTTCCTGAAGAAACAAAACCTGAAGTTACCTATGTCCAGGTTGAAGATTCCAATAAAGTTCTGGGAGAAATTGCTGCGGCTTTTTATGGCTCTCCATCATCAAAAATGAAAGTGGTTGGCGTTACCGGAACAAACGGAAAAACCAGTATTGCCAGCTTGCTGCACAAGCTTTTCAGATTGCAGGGCTACAACGTTGGTCTGCTTTCAACAATTTCATACAAAATAAACGAGAAAGAGGAGGTTGCCTCGCATACAACACCCGATTCGCTAAAGATTCAGCAGTTAATGGCTGAGATGGTGGAAGCCGGTTGTGAGTACTGTTTTATGGAAGTGAGTTCGCATGCTATTCATCAGCAACGTATTGCAGGTATTCAATTTGCGGGCGGTATTTTTACCAATATCACCCACGATCACCTCGATTACCACAAAACTTTTGCAGAATACATAAAAGCAAAAAAAGCCTTTTTCGATGGTTTGCCAAAAGATGCTTTTGCATTGGTTAATGCCGACGATAAAAATGGTTTGGTAATGCTTCAAAATACCAAAGCACGAAAACTGACCTACTCCAATCGTACGATGGCCGATTACCGCTGCAAAGTGATGGAAAGTCATTTTGACGGCATGTTGCTAAGTATGGACGGGCAGGAAATCTGGACACGATTTGTTGGGCTTTTTAATGCTTCAAATCTGCTGGCTGTTTATGGCACAGCAGTAGAGTTGGAGCAGGATAAAGGTGAGGTGCTAACCATTATCAGCAATTTACAATCGGTGCAGGGCCGTTTCGAAACCATTCGGAGTGAAGATGGCAAATACGCCATTGTGGATTATGCACATACGCCCGATGCATTAAAAAATGTGTTGGCAGCAATCTCCGAAATCAGAACAAGAAACGAGCAGGTGATAACTGTAGTTGGCGCCGGTGGCGACCGCGACAAAACAAAACGCCCGGAGATGGCACAGGAAGCTTTGGCTGCCAGCGATAAAGTAATTCTTACCTCGGATAATCCACGAAGCGAAGATCCGGAAGCCATCATAAAAGATATGGAAGCCGGTGTTGAACCGCAATATAAAAACAAAGTGGTGTCGATTGTTAGCCGTCGCGATGCCATTAAAACGGCGGTGATGCTGGCACAACCGGGCGATATTATTCTCATTGCCGGAAAAGGGCACGAAGACTACCAGGAAGTGAAAGGTGTGAAACATCACTTTGACGACCGGGAAGAAGTAAGGAACTGTTTTGGACTAAAAAATTAA